The nucleotide window TCCGGGCCGGAAGCGCTCACTCAGTTGGAGGACGCGCGGCAGAATGAGACGCTGCCGCACCTCCTCCTCTTAGATTGTTATATGCCGGACATGGACGGATTCGTGGTAGCCGAAGCGCTGCAAGCGAAGCCGGAACTGGCGGCGATTCCTTCGATCCTGCTGACCTCCGACCTGCGAGCCGGCGACCGGGCTCGCGCCACGCGCGCCGGCATTCGACGGTTTTTGAACAAGCCCATTCGCCGCTCCGCCCTGCTGAAAACCATCGACACGCTACTGACCGACCCCAGGCCGGAATCCTCCGCGGCCAGCGCCGACGTTCCAGCAGCCGCACCGGCGCAGGCGGCGCCCCCCGCGCCACCGCCGGTATCGCCGGCACAGACAACCGGCCGTATCTTGCTGGCAGAAGATATCGAAGATAATCGCGAGATCGTCAAGCTGTTCCTCAAGTCCACCGGCTATCAGGTAATCAGTGTGGAAAATGGCGCGCTCGCGGTCGAACACTTTCAATCCGCCAGCGTTGATCTCGTGCTGATGGATATTCAAATGCCCATCATGGATGGGCTCACGGCAACGGCTATCATCCGAGCATGGGAACAGCAGCAGGGCCGCCCGATGACACCCATCATCGCCCTGACGGCCAATGCCTTTCAGGAAGATATCACGCAATGTCTGGCGGCCGGATGCTCGGCCCATCTAGCCAAACCGATTAAGAAGCACGCACTCTTGAGTCTCATTCAAGCCTGCCTGACCTCCGCGCCTTCTCGACAAGCGGCCTAGACACACCCTTCACTCACACTCCTCCGAGCTTCGATAACCAAGTGGGCCCGGCAAGCGTTGCCGCCAACGCCTTACCTTCATTGGGGTAGCAAAGATTTTCCGACTGCGCGTATGATGATCGCGCAAACATCGGAGGAGTGTCTGCCTTGGCAACACAGAACTCAACGCGGACCCTACCATTGCTGAATAGCTCTACCCGCAGCCCTCTATGGCGGCGCGACGCCGCATCGCAATCCTCTCGATCCGCGACAATGACAGCCTGCAACGACCATTCGCTTCCGCTTCACAAGAAGGCCGTCCGCGCGCTGGCCGTCCACTGGTTGATCCTCTGTTGCCTGCAGGCCCTCGCGGGCGCCGTCACGACAGGCGTGGCCCACGCCGAGAATGACACCTCCACGGCGGCGGCACCGCGCACCGCGACATGCCAGACGATTGAGTCGGACGACGCACGATTGAGGTGCTACGACCTGGCAGGCTTAGAGGGCGCCGCGCAAACCACGGATAGCCTTCCGACGCCATCGCTGATGGGGACCCGGTGGGAACTCGACCCCGGCACACAGCACGATCTGTTTTCGATTCGCCCGCATAAACCGATCTATTTCCTTCCGGCGCGCTATACCTCCGGCGTCAACAATCAGCCGTCCAGCCCCACCCAAGGAACCGTTCCCCGGTCGCTCGGCTATACCGACACCGAAGTGAAGTTTCAACTGTCCTTCAAGCTTAAAGCGCTGACGCTGAAGGAACGTTTCGACCTCTGGCTGGGCTATACGCAACTCTCGTTTTTCCAAATGTATAACAAGTCCAAGTCGGCGCCCTTCCGTGAAAGCAACTACGAACCTGAAATTATGGGCGTGATCCATACGGACTACGACCTCTTCGGCTTGAAGGGCCGCTTCATCAACCTTGGCATTGTCCACCAATCCAACGGGCGGACGGATCCGC belongs to Nitrospira lenta and includes:
- a CDS encoding phospholipase A, with protein sequence MTACNDHSLPLHKKAVRALAVHWLILCCLQALAGAVTTGVAHAENDTSTAAAPRTATCQTIESDDARLRCYDLAGLEGAAQTTDSLPTPSLMGTRWELDPGTQHDLFSIRPHKPIYFLPARYTSGVNNQPSSPTQGTVPRSLGYTDTEVKFQLSFKLKALTLKERFDLWLGYTQLSFFQMYNKSKSAPFRESNYEPEIMGVIHTDYDLFGLKGRFINLGIVHQSNGRTDPLSRSWNRVYAQFGFERGAFGLTIRPWHRIREDWTDNNNPDITDYIGRGDILATYAIGGHNLSLLLRSNLNFWNFHGATQLNWSFPLYHQIKGYVQLFTGYGESLIDYNHYQTTVGAGVLLIDWM